One region of Salvelinus namaycush isolate Seneca chromosome 3, SaNama_1.0, whole genome shotgun sequence genomic DNA includes:
- the LOC120044638 gene encoding zinc phosphodiesterase ELAC protein 2-like: MFSMTKVSLHCKSIAWLFVRHTSTGRLQSFACSEHRFPRTIFPFLRTMSTNTTDNQHRGSKKPRAPKETLRHVKSREQRKRGVDVHGPATVYAQVVGAGSRDNGASLYVFSEFNRYLFNCGEGTQRLMQEHKLKAARLDNIFLTRMSWENVGGLSGMILTLKDTGVPEVVLSGPPQLEKYVNAIRVFSGPLEEIKLAVRPYTEKQYTDDTMTVSQIPIFAQIREDGPKCSPNSGRSSPSSSPQRRELWRPEDSEDTSTDSRKERATSPGGKARATRDPSLVVAFVCKLHPKKGNFLVAQAKNLGLPVGTAAIGPLIAALKDGKSVTYEGREIHPEEVCTPTDPGPAFIVVECPSEEFVQPICIHQQLSRYQRGGTEDPAALVVHMSPESVLKTDEYKQWMERFPSTTEHLILNEQVCTVHNVRSHKIQTQLNLIHPEIFPELQHYKTGETQAALHVPNVRAECLLKFQLRPKIEWQRDAIPTCDTEEFVKEAAEAPNFLQEVEECKRFRATDAAVLSGRAEKYPEVVFLGTGSALPMKIRNVSGNLVNISATQSVLLDCGEGTFGQLCRHYGDRVDETLAKISTVFISHMHADHHTGLLSLLFQRERALATLGKAFSPIYLIAPVQMMTWLNQYHDHCEEILSHVNIVPSKVMCEGAEVSTFKTKAFIQALLKKSDLAKFQTCPVRHCKNAFACSITHQSGWQLVFSGDTMPCDALAHMGKNATLLIHEATLEDGLEDEAVEKRHSTTSQAIGIGMKMNAEFIMLNHFSQRYAKIPLFSEDFNDRVGISFDHMRIRFGDFRILPRLIPPLKALFAEEIGEMEERRGRRELKQMKGVIAESNEEQRTPNEGETGKGAKREPEEPTQDVGSKRLKTN, translated from the exons ATGTTTAGTATGACTAAAGTGTCTCTACACTGTAAATCTATTGCATGGCTATTTGTGAGACACACATCTACGGGTCGCCTACAAAGCTTCGCATGCAGTGAACATCGTTTTCCCCGGACTATTTTCCCGTTTCTGCGGACAATGTCTACGAACACAACAGACAACCAACATCGGGGATCAAAGAAACCCAGAGCACCCAAAGAAACATTGCGACATGTGAAGTCTAGAGAACAGAGGAAACGTGGAGTGGATGTGCATGGACCAGCCACTGTCTACGCGCAGGTCGTCGGGGCAGGGAGCCGAGATAATGGCGCATCACTTTATGTCTTCTCTGAGTTCAATAG GTACCTATTCAACTGTGGTGAGGGAACACAGAGGCTGATGCAAGAGCACAA GTTAAAAGCTGCTCGCTTGGACAATATTTTCCTCACTAGAATGAGCTGGGAGAATGTTGGTGGTCTATCAG GGATGATATTAACACTGAAAGACACTGGTGTCCCTGAGGTTGTACTCTCTGGACCACCACAACTG GAGAAATATGTGAATGCCATCAGAGTATTTTCTGGACCACTGGAAGAAATCAAGCTAGCGGTTCGACCATACACTGAGAAACAATACACAGATGACACGATGACAGTTAGTCAAATACCAATATTTG CCCAGATCAGAGAGGATGGGCCAAAGTGCTCCCCTAACTCAGGGAGGAGCAGCCCCTCCAGTAGTCCCCAGAGGAGGGAGCTGTGGAGGCCGGAAGACTCTGAGGACACCAGCACAgacagcaggaaggagagagcaaCCAGCCCAG GTGGAAAAGCAAGAGCAACAAGGGATCCGTCTTTAGTTGTGGCATTCGTTTGTAAG CTTCATCCTAAGAAGGGGAACTTCTTGGTTGCTCAAGCAAAAAACCTTGGATTACCAGT AGGCACTGCAGCTATTGGTCCTCTCATTGCAGCTCTGAAGGATGGGAAAAGTGTTACCTACGAAGGAAGAGAG ATCCATCCTGAGGAGGTGTGCACTCCCACTGATCCAGGACCAGCTTTCATTGTTGTGGAGTGTCCCTCTGAGGAGTTTGTTCAACCAATCTGCATCCATCAGCAGCTGAGCAG ATACCAACGTGGAGGAACAGAGGACCCTGCTGCCTTAGTAGTCCACATGAGCCCTGAGTCTGTGCTGAAAACAGATGAATACAAGCAATGGATGGAAAG gTTTCCATCAACCACGGAGCACCTGATCCTGAATGAGCAAGTTTGCACTGTTCACAACGTCAGGAGCCACAAGATTCAAACTCAGCTCAATCTGATTCATCCAGAGATATTTCCAGAGCTCCAGCACTATAAAACAGGG GAGACCCAGGCTGCCCTGCATGTCCCCAATGTCAGAGCCGAGTGTCTTCTGAAGTTCCAGCTCAGACCCAAGATTGAATGGCAAAG AGATGCCATCCCCACTTGTGACACTGAAGAGTTTGTGAAAGAGGCTGCGGAGGCCCCTAACTTCCTTCAAGAAGTGGAGGAGTGCAAGCGGTTCCGTGCGACTGATGCTGCAGTGCTGTCTG ggCGGGCAGAAAAATACCCAGAGGTGGTCTTTTTAGGAACTGGATCGGCTCTTCCTATGAAGATCAGGAACGTTAGTGGCAACTTGGTCAACATCAG TGCCACTCAGTCAGTGCTGCTGGACTGTGGAGAGGGCACCTTTGGCCAGCTGTGCCGACACTATGGGGACCGTGTGGACGAGACACTGGCAAAGATCTCAACCGTCTTCATCTCTCACATGCACGCGGACCATCACACA GGATTGTTGAGTTTGCTGTTTCAAAGAGAGAGAGCCTTG GCAACTCTTGGGAAAGCCTTCAGCCCCATCTATCTGATAGCCCCTGTCCAGATGATGACCTGGCTCAACCAGTACCATGACCACTGTGAGGAGATCCTCAGCCATGTCAA CATTGTCCCTAGCAAAGTCATGTGTGAGGGGGCTGAGGTGTCCACGTTCAAAACCAAGGCATTCATCCAAGCACTGCTGAAGAAATCTGATTTAGCAAAG TTCCAGACTTGTCCGGTGCGTCACTGTAAGAATGCCTTTGCCTGCAGCATCACTCATCAGTCTGGCTGGCAGCTGGTCTTCTCTGGGGACACAATGCCCTGCGATGCCCTCGCACATATGG GAAAGAATGCAACTTTACTTATTCATGAAGCCACATTGGAAGATGGATTGGAGGACGAGGCTGTGGAGAAGAGACATAG TACCACCTCCCAGGCCATCGGCATTGGCATGAAGATGAATGCTGAGTTCATCATGCTGAACCACTTCAGCCAGCGCTATGCCAAGATCCCCCTCTTCAGTGAGGACTTCAACGACAGAGTGGGAATATCTTTTGACCACATGAGG ATTCGGTTTGGAGACTTTAGAATCCTCCCCAGACTCATCCCGCCCCTCAAAGCCCTGTTTGCCGAGGAGAtcggagagatggaggagaggagagggaggagggaactTAAACAGATGAAAGGAGTCATTGCTGAAAGCAACGAAGAGCAGAGGACACCCAATGAAGGCGAGACGGGCAAAGGTGCCAAACGAGAGCCAGAGGAACCAACACAGGACGTGGGAAGTAAGAGACTCAAAACAAACTAA